One window of Papaver somniferum cultivar HN1 chromosome 9, ASM357369v1, whole genome shotgun sequence genomic DNA carries:
- the LOC113310105 gene encoding sodium-dependent phosphate transport protein 1, chloroplastic-like, with protein sequence MNAGGFLLPAASTSSSSLHYRKNYLKESTRVSSNIFCFSNHHGKRIQSFSLLRPAQYNQLQITLRKSILREVGRVRADVKSEPYDITKDIKSIKDSEDEFDGSTVPWWEEFPKRWVIVILCFSAFLLCNMDRVNMSIAILPMSTEYNWSPTTVGLIQSSFFWGYLLTQIAGGIWADTVGGKAVLAFGVVWWSIATILTPVAAQLGLPFLLVARAFMGIGEGVAMPAMNNILSKWIPVSERSRSLALVYSGMYLGSVLGLGFSPFLIHEFGWHSVFYSFGSLGTVWVAIWLSKAHSSPLEDPQLRPAESRLIARSNVVSSGSVVEIPWKLILSKRPVWALIVCHFCHNWGTFILLTWMPTYYSQVLKFNLTESGLYCVLPWLTMAFSANLGGWIADTLVSKGYSVTYVRKIMQSIGFLGPAFFLTQLSHIDSPGVAVLCMCCSQGADAFSQSGLYSNHQDIGPRYAGVLLGLSNTAGVLAGVLGTVATGYILQHGSWDNVFEVSVSLYLFGTVVWNVFSTGEKILD encoded by the exons ATGAATGCGGGAGGGTTTCTTCTCCCTGCTGCatcaacttcatcatcatctcttcATTATCGAAAGAACTACTTGAAAGAATCAACCAGGGTTTCAAGTAACATTTTCTGTTTTTCAAATCACCATGGGAAAAGAATTCAGAGTTTTTCCCTTTTAAGACCAGCTCAATACAACCAGCTTCAAATAACTCTGAGGAAGAGTATTTTGAGAGAAGTTGGTAGAGTTAGAGCAGATGTGAAATCAGAACCATATGATATTACAAAAGATATCAAGTCTATTAAAGATTCAGAAGATGAGTTTGATGGTAGTACAGTTCCATGGTGGGAAGAGTTTCCGAAGCGTTGGGTGATTGTTATTCTATGTTTTTCAGCTTTTCTTTTGTGTAATATGGACAGA GTAAATATGAGCATTGCTATCCTTCCCATGTCGACGGAGTATAATTGGAGCCCTACAACTGTTGGATTAATCCAATCTTCTTTTTTCTGGGGTTACCTTCTCACTCAG ATTGCTGGAGGTATATGGGCAGACACAGTTGGTGGGAAAGCTGTCTTGGCATTTGGGGTAGTTTGGTGGTCTATTGCAACAATTCTTACACCTGTAGCTGCTCAGCTTGGGTTGCCTTTCTTACTAGTTGCTCGTGCATTCATGGGTATCGGCGAG GGTGTTGCCATGCCTGCCATGAATAACATCCTATCAAAGTGGATTCCCGTATCGGAAAGAAGTAGATCGTTAGCATTGGTGTACAGTGGGATGTACCTTGGTTCAGTATTAGGTCTTGGTTTCTCCCCTTTCTTGATACACGAATTTGGTTGGCATTCAGTCTTTTATTCCTTTGGCTCTCTTGGAACGGTTTGGGTTGCTATATGGCTAAGTAAG GCACACAGCTCACCTCTTGAAGACCCTCAACTTCGTCCTGCTGAGAGTAGGCTTATTGCTCGCAGTAATGTTGTTTCCAGTGGATCTGTCGTGGAAATTCCATGGAAATTAATTCTATCCAAAAGACCTGTATGGGCTCTAATAGTTTGTCACTTCTGCCACAACTGGGGAACTTTCATTCTTCTGACATGGATGCCGACATACTACAGTCAG GTTTTAAAGTTCAACCTGACAGAGTCTGGCCTTTATTGTGTGTTGCCCTGGCTTACAATGGCCTTTTCAGCCAATCTTGGCGGGTGGATCGCAGATACACTTGTGAGTAAGGGATACTCAGTCACTTATGTCCGGAAG ATCATGCAGTCAATTGGATTTTTAGGTCCAGCTTTCTTTCTAACTCAATTGAGCCATATCGATTCTCCTGGGGTGGCTGTTCTATGCATGTGCTGCAGTCAG GGAGCTGATGCGTTTTCACAGTCTGGTCTATATTCCAACCATCAAGATATTGGTCCTCGATACGCG GGAGTGCTGCTTGGTTTGTCCAACACTGCTGGTGTACTGGCAGGAGTCCTAGGGACAGTTGCAACTGGTTACATCTTACAACATG GTTCTTGGGACAATGTGTTCGAGGTATCTGTCAGCCTGTATCTGTTTGGAACTGTTGTTTGGAACGTCTTCTCAACTGGCGAAAAAATCCTTGACTAA
- the LOC113310106 gene encoding cytochrome P450 86A1-like — MENIFLFLAIAVSTLSLYFIWFYRLSRNFTGPKVYPFIGSLPGLFANRSRMHDWIAGNLRATGDLATYQTCIMAIPFVARRQGLFTVTCHPKNIEHILRTRFDNYPKGPTWQAAFHDLLGQGIFNSDGDTWLIQRKTAALEFTTRTLRQAMARWVSRTIKFRLWAILAKAERENTPVDIQDLLLRLTFDNICGLTFGKDPETLSQDLPDNPFSRAFDAATETTLERLLYPGFLWRLKKVFGLGTEMRLKQSLQIVENYMMDAITARKERPSDDLLSRFMKKKDVDGNQFPTSVLRPIALNFVLAGRDTSSVALSWFFWLVMTHPRVEEKIIHELSTVLNETRGDEIEKWVEDPLEFDEADKLVYLKACLAETLRLYPSVPEDSKYVLKDDVLPDGTFVSAGSSVTYSIYSVGRMETIWGQDCMKFKPERWLSNDGDRFEAPKDGYKFVAFNAGPRTCLGKDLAYLQMKSVAAAILLRYRLSLVPGHRVEQKMSLTLFMKNGLRVNLHPRTLTGVKF, encoded by the coding sequence ATGGAAAACATATTTCTTTTCCTTGCCATTGCCGTTTCTACTCTTTCGCTATACTTTATCTGGTTTTACCGTCTATCAAGAAATTTTACCGGTCCGAAAGTTTACCCGTTCATTGGAAGTTTACCTGGCTTATTTGCTAACCGGTCGCGTATGCATGACTGGATAGCCGGAAATTTACGTGCAACCGGTGATCTTGCTACTTATCAAACATGCATCATGGCTATACCATTCGTTGCTCGTAGACAGGGTTTGTTTACAGTCACTTGTCATCCTAAAAACATCGAGCATATTTTGCGTACGCGGTTCGATAATTACCCTAAAGGTCCAACATGGCAAGCGGCTTTTCATGATCTACTAGGCCAAGGTATATTCAACAGTGATGGTGATACATGGCTAATCCAGCGAAAGACGGCGGCTCTCGAATTCACTACTAGGACTCTTCGACAAGCTATGGCTCGGTGGGTAAGCCGGACGATTAAATTTCGTTTATGGGCCATTTTAGCAAAAGCTGAAAGGGAGAATACGCCAGTAGACATACAAGATTTGTTGCTTCGCTTAACATTCGACAACATATGCGGACTCACGTTCGGTAAAGACCCCGAGACGCTTTCACAAGATTTACCGGATAATCCATTTTCCAGAGCTTTCGATGCTGCAACTGAAACAACTCTTGAAAGGTTACTGTATCCGGGTTTCTTGTGGAGATTGAAGAAAGTATTCGGACTCGGGACCGAAATGAGGCTAAAACAAAGCCTGCAAATCGTTGAGAATTACATGATGGATGCCATTACAGCACGTAAAGAAAGACCCTCAGATGATTTACTATCCCGTTTCATGAAAAAGAAAGACGTCGACGGGAACCAGTTCCCAACTTCTGTTCTCCGGCCTATTGCTCTCAACTTTGTATTGGCAGGACGTGATACTTCATCAGTTGCACTGAGTTGGTTCTTCTGGCTAGTCATGACTCATCCCAGAGTCGAAGAGAAGATCATTCACGAATTATCAACAGTTCTGAACGAAACGCGTGGAGACGAGATCGAGAAATGGGTTGAAGATCCCTTGGAGTTTGATGAGGCTGATAAACTGGTGTACTTAAAAGCATGTTTGGCAGAGACGCTACGTCTATATCCATCCGTACCCGAGGATTCAAAATATGTGCTGAAGGACGACGTTTTGCCGGACGGGACTTTTGTATCCGCCGGTTCATCTGTGACGTACTCGATATATTCAGTGGGGAGGATGGAAACTATATGGGGTCAGGATTGCATGAAGTTCAAACCAGAAAGGTGGCTTTCGAATGACGGCGATCGCTTCGAAGCACCGAAAGATGGTTATAAGTTTGTTGCCTTTAATGCTGGACCAAGGACTTGTTTAGGCAAGGATTTGGCTTACTTGCAGATGAAATCTGTCGCTGCAGCTATACTATTGCGCTACCGTCTATCATTGGTACCTGGCCATCGTGTCGAGCAGAAGATGTCGCTGACACTTTTCATGAAGAACGGGCTTCGTGTGAACCTGCACCCACGGACTCTCACCGGCGTCAAATTCTGA